Within Sphingopyxis macrogoltabida, the genomic segment TCAATCCGCGCCGTTCGCCTCGCGCCTTTCCGCGTAACGCACTACGAAGGCTTCCCAGACGCGAAGCCACTCCGTGTCGGTGCGAAGTCTCTTGATATCCGGAAAGCCCGCCCGAAAGGCTGCGGCCATCGTATCAACGGACCAGGGCTTCCCTTTCTCGACACCGACCGCCCGGAACCTTTTCTCACGGTCTCCGTAGCTTAGCGATCCCGAGGGAAAGGGAAGCAGCGGCGCCGACTCGGCGGCTGGCTTCGGTTTTGCGCCAGCCACGTCCCTTGTCACCGATGATCTCGGAGCCGTTTCTGCATCAGCCGAACCGACGAGTCGCAAATGCGGGCCCACAAGTTTGCGTTCGAGGGGCGCATGCGAGGGCTGGAGAATGACCTTGCGACCCGAAAGATCGACATTGGCGTTCGGATAGACGGCAGAGACGATCTGCATAGTCTCGCGGACGGTTTGCCTGAACCGCTTGCTGTCTGCCTCATTGCCAAGATGCTTGGCGAGCTGATCCCAAGAAATCACCTGGCCCTTGTCGCTGGTGATCCGCGGCAGCCGATAGGCGAGGTAGGTATACAGATCGAGAGCGGTCGGTATGCCCTTCAGCTCGCGGATCGCGACCTCGTTCAGTGGAACGGCGTGGTCGACGAGGTGGCTGTAGAAGGCCTCCGACATGCGGATTTCGCGCGCAAAGGCGCCATTTTTGTCCAGTGAACCGGCATATTCGTTCGAGATTTTGACGTCTCGCACCGCAAACGCATTGTCGCCGGACTCCTGACCATCCCAACGGATCTGCCATTCGCAGGCCAAAAGGCGGTCGACCTGTTCGCGCATGAGGTTGGCGGTGCCGCGCGGACCGTAGGATACCGTCTGATACCCGAGTCTGCGCATCCACTCGGTGAAATTGCGGCCGAGGTAGACGTCGCGGGACTGTTTCGTCACTGCTTGCGAGAGCAGGTAGATGAGCGCGACCCGGGGGTAGGACCCAAAGGGTACGCCGAGGCTTTTGAACACCGACTTCCCATCAACCGTCTGCAGCACCGGGCGCGGGTTGATCGCGAGCGCATATCGTCCGTCTTCGCGGATGATCGGCTGGGTATCGTCCTTGGGCCGCTTGGTGGGGAGTGACATGGCGCAGAGGGCCGAATGCAGAAACGCAGGAACTGGTTCTTCGTCCTGGACCCGAAGAAAGGCGTCCATGGTAAGTTGGGAGCCAGCGGCTAGTGCGACGGAACGGACTTTGGCCTCACCGCCATCGAGCATGGCTAGCGCATATTGATGCCCTATCGGCCTTGATGTGTCCCCGCTCATGTTTGTCGCCCTTCCCCGAATCTCGGGGCCTTTCATGAGCCCCGGTATCAACAGCTTTGGGCGACGAAAGCAAGCCTGTTGGC encodes:
- a CDS encoding replication protein RepA, producing MSGDTSRPIGHQYALAMLDGGEAKVRSVALAAGSQLTMDAFLRVQDEEPVPAFLHSALCAMSLPTKRPKDDTQPIIREDGRYALAINPRPVLQTVDGKSVFKSLGVPFGSYPRVALIYLLSQAVTKQSRDVYLGRNFTEWMRRLGYQTVSYGPRGTANLMREQVDRLLACEWQIRWDGQESGDNAFAVRDVKISNEYAGSLDKNGAFAREIRMSEAFYSHLVDHAVPLNEVAIRELKGIPTALDLYTYLAYRLPRITSDKGQVISWDQLAKHLGNEADSKRFRQTVRETMQIVSAVYPNANVDLSGRKVILQPSHAPLERKLVGPHLRLVGSADAETAPRSSVTRDVAGAKPKPAAESAPLLPFPSGSLSYGDREKRFRAVGVEKGKPWSVDTMAAAFRAGFPDIKRLRTDTEWLRVWEAFVVRYAERREANGAD